The Bombus pyrosoma isolate SC7728 linkage group LG3, ASM1482585v1, whole genome shotgun sequence genome has a segment encoding these proteins:
- the LOC122565835 gene encoding high mobility group B protein 4-like — protein sequence MDKNIKQKQNYNGSAEKNRKDEEYKTNNQIQKIKESESNYRLKSNNSSQRTHSRSRSPCKNSKQWISSNAFINFVQDFRQNLTGIRSTKIFQIAGERWKKMPFEEKQPYIKAAMNIKNKKQNQQKIENISNVVNTNTEQPKNEDTQKQEKTGKRERKKREPKKSIKNKSNTESDNESNSSGTTATNTSEDMSDMSS from the exons atggataaaaatataaaacagaagcAAAATTATAATGGATCTGCTGAAAAGAATCGCAAAGACGAAgagtataaaacaaataatcagattcaaaaaataaaagaatctgAATCAAATTATAGACTGAAGTCAAATAA ttCAAGTCAAAGAACCCATTCTCGTTCTCGTTCACCATGTAAGAATTCTAAACAATGGATAAGTTCAAATgctttcataaattttgttcaGGACTTCAGACAA aATCTTACTGGTATCagaagtacaaaaatattccagaTAGCTGgtgaaagatggaaaaaaatGCCTTTTGAAGAAAAACAACCATATATAAAGGCAgctatgaatattaaaaataaaaagcaaaatcaACAAAAGATTGAAAACATAAGTAACGTTGTTAATACAAATACAGAACAACCAAAAAATGAAGATACacaaaaacaagaaaaaactggcaagagagaaagaaagaaaagg GAACCAAAAAAATCtattaagaataaaagtaatactGAATCAGATAATGAATCGAACTCTTCTGGTACAACAGCCACAAATACAAGTGAAGATATGTCGGATATGAGTTCATAA